The sequence atccctgacagatgcttgtccagctgcctcttgaaggcctctagtatgggagagcccaccacctccctaagtcattggttccattgtcgtactgctctaacagtcaggaagtttttcctgatgtccagccggaatctggcttcctttaacttgagcccgttattccgtgtcccgcactctgggaggatcgagaagagatcctggccctcctctgtgtggcaaccttttaagtatttgaagagtgctctcatgtctcccctccatcttctcttctccaggctaaacatgcccagttctttcagtctccctgtGATGCCGGGAAAAGCCAGCACCAAAAAATAGTCCCTTGGCTTGATTCCCCTGTCACGCTCGGCTCATCTTTCCTGTGGACCCTGGACTCTTCTTTTGCCTGGGTTATGGATCGTTCAGAGTGGAATCTTTACTTTCCATCCCATTCCTTTCACTGCCCCCCTACCCAAAttcgcccaccccccacccccacggcaaATCTACTCACCCACCGCCATGGGGTCAGCCTGCTCCTTCTGAATGCTCCTGGATTCTGACATTCCAATTAATCATTAACTTACCATTGTCCTGATAACGGCTGGCAGGCAAGTGACAGGATCACCCGGTCATCTATCGGACCCGCCTTTGGCCCAGTTCGTGGAAAATGTTTGCGTGTTTCTCCTCTGGAGTAATTAATCCAGACTGATTGCCACCTTTGGTCTGCATTTGGGGAGAGCAACCgagagaccccccccccaccgaatCGAAGCGCATGctgtactgcaacattttgttgcaggtctcgcTCGTACCGTTTCTTTCCCtttggaaggatctacactactgctttataacggtattgacaaatgattcaggcccaggacacattccatataccgttttcaaaccgctttcaaatggttatatcttgcttggtgttgatctggccatggtcagttctcagctcaaagcCATGAAGGAAACCGAGCAAGGTAATGCCAGTCCAATCActccctctctcagcctaacctgcctacCTCGGAAGGTTGTAGTGAGGACAAATGCTGGAGTGGATGGGCTATGTATTCTTtatatatattaattatatttttataaccGTCCATTAGCTGACGATCGCTGGAAACGTAAAAACCCTAAAATacgaaaacataatataaaaaacgtAACTTTcaaatgattctatgatcttgtagGTTAGTACCAGCACTTCAAATTGGACCCAGAAATGGACTAGCAGCCATAAAGTATATCATAAAGCACCTGTGTAATTTCTCGAGACTAGCCAGCCCCAGTTTACAATCATGCTGTCCTATTTGGGACCAGTTAAACTTCCTGCacccttttcaaaggcagcatatTAACGCATCGCAGGAATCCAAACCTGTCCAGATGCGTGGATAATTATAGtgaggctatctctgtccagatgggGTCGTAACTGGTATTTCAGCCCACGCTGATAAAAGGTACTCCATGCCAGCACTTTTCAGGCAGAGAAATGTGTTCAGGTATGTAAAAaatggaaggggaagagaaatggcCCGGTAGGGGGTGAAGCCGGGGAGGTAAAGGCAGGGAGGAGATAAGAGGTATTTTGCAAGGAGCAATGTTTTTTGGCCACCTCTAAGGAACAGGTGGACCAAGGCGGGGGGAAATGTACCTCTTTGAAAGGAAGGAAGATAGACTTTCAGCACATAGGAGCATGCAATGGGACACCCATCCTGGACCAGGGATCCTTTTGCCCTGTGGAAGGGGCTGTTCTGACAACATGCCTTGCCCCACATATTTGGGGTGGGAACGCTTGGGATGCGAAGGGAATTTTGCCAGcaaaacaaagaatcatagaatagtagagttggaaggggcctataaggccatcgagtccaaccccctgctcaatgcaggaatccaccctaaagcagccctacctcttgaaggcctctagggtgaaagagcccacctcctccctaagtcatgggttccattgtcgtactgctctaacagtcaggaagtttttcctgatctccagccggaatctggcttcctgtcacttgagcccgttattccgtgtcctgcactctgggaggattgagaagagatcctggccctcttctgtgtggcaacctttcaagtatttgtagagtgctctCATCTCTCCCCTTCTTGCAGTGAGAGACAAACCACACACGGCCTGCAGATATAACCTTTCATTTCATACAGCAAGTACTATGTTCGATCCTGCACAGTCCAATTCCATCCATGTCAAAATGACATGAATGCAGCTTGCTCCTAAGTAAACAGGTACAGCCTTGCAAACAAAACCGCTTTTcaagcacaatcctgtgcatatttagacagaagaaataTACTACCatgcccagcatcctccagccaaccatgctggctgggggtgttgGGAACGGtagtactttttctgtctaaacatgcacccttAAATAGTTAAGCAGACGAGATATTTATTGGAGGGGTGTCCGCCCCTGCAAAGCTTTATTTGatggttttatttgattttacaAAGTTTTATTTGATTTCACAGAtttgtacactgatggcgctatataaataaacaataatataataatggGGTTTAAGATGTGAAATtcattgtaaaaataataatgtagagcttatatttattaataacaataatattgattgaaaacatttttttttatccctgccCTTCATCAAATAAGAGTCAGGACTAGGTAGAAGACACGTAAATCGTAACACAAAACAATAATTTCAATCAAACATTACTCAAGCATGCTGTAACATCCTCCTTCTACAAAAGAGAGGTTGAAGCAATGAGAAAGATAGTTTAAAAAGTGGGGGACATAAGGATGTTTTAGCAGCTTTGGGGATACCGTGACTTTTCCTGGCCTTTTGCCCGCTACCTTGCTTAGGGTGCagccctgggcatgtttagaaggagaaaagtcctacaactctgagaatgccccagctggaagttgtaggactttcgtCTGTGTAAACATAAATAGGATCGCATCCTCAACACCTGCATCAGTTTCCCAGATCCCCTACATTCAACGGTATCCATAACTGGAAATGCTTTCAAAAAGACAACACTTAAGAAATAAGTTTAATATCTTAATTTCCTGCAGGAAGCTCAAAGAAGCACACAATTTTGCACTCacgacaaccctgtaaggtagggcaAGACTGTGGGGATGTCTGTTGTGGAGAACTCTTAGAGAGGGAAGCCAATGGAGTTCCATGGCATGTAAGACTCACTTTGCATCTGGGAgactttttgtgcatttttttttacagttctgcaatttgtgcaaattcggtcACTGCCGAATCACAGCCAAATCCCCACAAATTATggccgaatttgcacaaattgtagccACTTTTAGCAACGAAGGCATacttggctgtaatttgcacaaattgttcagaaatttgcacagattgcagaacctcccccccctccctaaattcccagaaaatccacGAACTGGCTCGGATTGAGTGCTGCAGCGAGAACCAAAACGAAGTTCAGCAAGCCAAGCCTAGAACTGCTTGAATTTGAACCTGCAAATTGATATCTTTGGTATCCCTACAAGACTGAGAGGGAGTGACCAGCCCAAGGTCGCCcagattaataataatgatgatgataataataataataataataataataatatttcagagAGTAGGAAAACCATGGaattaatatattattaattattcttattcttttacttatatcccacctttcttccaaggatttCAAAGTGACCTACATGACTGTCACACGCCcgtcccattttatcctcacaacgcccctgtgaggtaggctagcctGCTCTGAAACCAGCCACAAACCTCGCGCTGCCTCTAGCATAAATGTACTGTTTTTGCAAGCTTtgaagaatccccccccccatgaactcTCCCTTCATAAAAACAACCCCCACCTTGGGTCTGTACTTCTCAGAAGAACTGAGAAGTTCTGACTTGGAGACCCCCGAATTTTATTCCTTTCCCAGAGTTCGGATAGGCCCCGTCCATTTCCTCTGTGGGCTGTTAGACTTCCGTCCTTTCACAGAGAAACCGAGGAGTCTGAGGACTTGTGCGTCCCGTCAAATTCTACAAAAGTCCAGCTCCAGGAATGGCTCAAGAAAAGTGAAAGGATGAACGTGTGCAGTCTCTTATTCCGTTGTCCAAACTGCCTCTTTCTTGGGCCGGGACGTTCCAGGGAAAGTGATCCGAGTGAGCGGCCTGGTCATATGGCTCTGCCTGTTCCTCCTCCATAACACGTAGCAGCTGACCCAAGGAAGAAAGAGGGGTTACAGAGACCCCAGAATGACCCACACCCTCCTTGTCGTTGCTCTGGGGCCCGCGGTAGGTCTCCAACTTCGCCGTCAAGGAAAGCGGAGGCGGTGGGTCGCCATTGGAAGACGGGCTTCCCCCATCAGGGACAGGAGACTGGGGcagatgtttcttcttcttcccaacgggtattgggggtggaggggcagCCGGTGGAGACAGCGGGCTGGCGGCCTCTGTGGACACTTGTACTTTGATGTTGTTCTTGAAGTGCCGGCGGCGGACACCCACGTCTCCGTCAGATGGAGGGTTCGGAGAGTCACAGGCTTTGCCGGGTTTTCTGCCGGACGCCTCGGCGCAGCTCGGCACACAGGCGTCACTCACGGGGTGGAGCAGGGAGTCCGAATCCGTACCGgaaggaggcagcggcggccTGGAAAATTGCTTTGTATTGAGGGAGGAGTTCCAGAATTCTAGAAGTGAAACCAGAAGAGAGGAAGGGTGTTAAAACTGCATGCCTTTGCAGCAACTCATCAGGGGTGCAAACTCATAGGAATGGctctaaaaagagccctgctggatcaaacccggGGTCCACCCGGGGTCCCaaacagctgtcggccagggacccacaagcaggacgtgactgcaacagcaccctcccacccatgttccccagcaactgcctctgatactggaggcagcacatagccatcagggctagtagccattgatggccttctcggtccaggaattcatccaacccccttttaaagccatccaaatggatggccgtcgctacatcttgtggtagcgagttccataatttaactgtgttcTGCGTGAAAAAGtctttcctttgatctgccctgaatctcccaccaatcagcttcatgggaggacccccgccgggttctagtattatgggagagggaggaaaatgtctccctctgcacattctccacaccaggcctcATTTCGTTCACCTCGATCGTgtcacaatcccagctgttgccaccttccctcctaggggagagcCTCCAAGCCCTTGAACCTTtgagttgctcttttctgtaccttttccagctccacaataactcttttttaggtgcggtgaacAGAACTGGACCCTAACAAGAAGCCGCTGTTTTTATTGGTTTGGGGGTATCAACACAGAGAAAACCTGCGTCCTTGTGCATTACAAGGCATACATACACTCCACTACAGGAGCAGGGAACCCCAGCCCAACAGGTgtcggattgcaactcccatcagccccagctggaatgatgggagttggagtccaacatcggAGAGAGCGGGGCgacatgttcatagaatcacagaatagcagagttggaaggggcctacaaggccatcgagtccaaccccctgctcaatgcaggaatccaccctaaagcatccctgacagagggttgtccagctgcctcttgaaggcctctagtgtgggagagcccacaacctccctaggtaactggttccattctcgtactgctctaacagtcaggaagtttttcctgaggtccagctggaatctggcttcctttaacttgagccggttattccgtgtcctgcactctgggaggatcgagaagagatcttggccctcctctgtgtgacaacctttcaattatttgaagagtgctctcatgtctcccctcaatcttctcttctccaggctaaacatgcccagttctttcagtctctcttcatagggctttgtttccagacccctgatcatcctggttgccctcctctgaacccgctccagcttgtctgcgtccttcttgaattgtggagcccagaactggacgcgataCTCTAGATGTTCCCTCCTGCTTTGCTGCCGCCACTCAACCAGGCAGGTTCGGTTGCGAGTTCAGGGTGCCGGCTGAAAGCGCTTCCCCTGGAGTAGCCGTGTTACTCTGTGGCGGCAAAAGCAAATCGTCTCGTGGCACCTTAACGACGAACAAATTTACAAAAAGCCTAAGCTTTTTGCGGACTGGGGCCCTGCATCCGCTGCTCCGAAGGTTGGCAGCAGGGAACGAGTTTTACCTCTAGGTCAACACCTGATCCACTCACCAAGTCCCAAGTGCGCGATGGCTTCCAGCTGCTGGCAGGATGAGGCCTCCCAGATGGGCCGAGGAAGTCGGAGGGAGAGAGTGAGGATGTCCCTTAGGAGCAGAAAAAggacattttttttacaaaatacatACACTATGAAACATAACATacatgagaggcagtgtggtgtagtggttagagtgtgggaCTGGGTCCCTACTTAGTTccccgggtgactttgggccagtcacgggctctcagcctaacctacctcacaaccgtgggttgtttgctgaacgtgttcatttattttctttttatgtattacatttttataccgcccgatagccgaagctctctgggcggttcacaaacatgctgtgttgtctgaatgcagcacgttttccgCAAGGCGGGTTGTTAACCACGCTgccgtgggttgttgttggaatGTTCACGGTGGTTCCCaagcggaaaatgtcctgggttcagacaacagggTAGCCCACAGTTCagcaataacccacagttcaacaacaacccacactcaaccactgagtgcaggttagcgtgttgtgtgaacagccccacggccaccggctttccagggtttcagacggcATCTTTCGTAGCGAAATCCTGAGATGCCGAGGAATGAAACTGCGGCATCCTGCAGGCAAAGCACAGCTCCTACCATTACGAGCTTTCCCTGGAAAACGTTTGCAAGGAAATTGGAGCGAGCGGCGAAGGAAACGTTGCCTGGGGGATCGTTTCCCACAACGCAGACATTTCACATCACTTACGGGGATGAGCAGTAAGAAGCGATCAGAtgcagcaggctggggaaggccagCTCCGAGCCATCCAGCGAGATGCCTAGAGGAAACGAGAGGCCGGTGAACAAATAGCAAATTTCCAGAAACcaccagagcctgcttcagtCAGAAACCATCCCCTCCACAAGGCTAACTGCCACCTTCACCCTGGgggggtctgcccctccattgggagatgagaaaggggagcagggccttcccaccagcctaaacagtctcctacatttatttttccttttctccctcttccctccccatcccgttttccttgtgtgtcgtgccttttttagaacgtaagcctgagggcagagactgtcttcttTACCGATCAATTGCAAGCGGCTCCAAGAGCCTTtgtgcagcataaaaatactccaaatgaataataataaataaactttccccACCAAAATTCTTATTGACAAAAAGGTCGAATAGACTCAGAACCCAGCAGGGAACCGACCTTACCTGCGCGCTGCTGGTGCAAGCGATAGTTCGTGACGAAAGCGGGCGAGGAATCGTCCGGCAGGCGTAAACAGAGCACTTGGCACTGACGCGTATTTGAGCTCCTCACCAGAAATGTCTGCAggcaggggagaggaaaggagccCGCAAGGCAGgattaagaaataaaaaaggcagagaaaattaacatttttaaagaaatacccGAATGCCgcagaaaacagaatgaaaaaacTCGCTTGAGTTTCGATGATGCCGCCCTCCAGGCCCCAAAATCACACCCCCTTATCCACAGCTTCCATTAATCTGGAGAAACGACTCCAgatggactaccactcccatgtCTCTGCTGGataggggataatgggagttggaatcccacaaatctggagcaccccagagtgggggaggctgatttaaggtgccatcctatgcatgtttagacagggggaaaaagtcctacaactcccagtattccccagatcagctatactgggaattgtaggacttctttcttttttttctgtctaaacatgcactttTAAAGGCTAATGAGCCTTTAAGAGAAAAGGTAACGACAACCCTATCAGAGAGGTGCGAGAATTGATTATGTTGACTCAGAGGCTGGGCTGTCCACTTTCTGCCTTTTAACAGCAGCAAgccagaaatccaacaggtgaagTTCCAAG comes from Elgaria multicarinata webbii isolate HBS135686 ecotype San Diego chromosome 21, rElgMul1.1.pri, whole genome shotgun sequence and encodes:
- the RIN1 gene encoding ras and Rab interactor 1 codes for the protein MTRNPIYDYPEPYANPRHGTVASPRKISLVGRLRLTQPVWLQLGINSAAALHVLQREPPGTFLVRSSNTRQCQVLCLRLPDDSSPAFVTNYRLHQQRAGISLDGSELAFPSLLHLIASYCSSPDILTLSLRLPRPIWEASSCQQLEAIAHLGLEFWNSSLNTKQFSRPPLPPSGTDSDSLLHPVSDACVPSCAEASGRKPGKACDSPNPPSDGDVGVRRRHFKNNIKVQVSTEAASPLSPPAAPPPPIPVGKKKKHLPQSPVPDGGSPSSNGDPPPPLSLTAKLETYRGPQSNDKEGVGHSGVSVTPLSSLGQLLRVMEEEQAEPYDQAAHSDHFPWNVPAQERGSLDNGIRDCTRSSFHFS